The Actinopolyspora erythraea genome has a segment encoding these proteins:
- a CDS encoding DUF3263 domain-containing protein, with the protein MDAAQMLTAHEIARQCEQLARVAEHRGPQPEEARAARHLRAVEPITQPIERVPEQPSGPKEESEGAGSSSAAGLTDRERELLAFERQWWKAVDSKERAVRELFALEPGEYYRLLEELLDKPAAMRAEPMLVKRLRRERAAGRLGVATARRRPEREY; encoded by the coding sequence ATGGACGCCGCCCAGATGTTGACCGCACACGAGATCGCGCGGCAGTGCGAGCAACTGGCCCGAGTGGCCGAGCACCGCGGTCCACAACCGGAGGAAGCCCGAGCCGCCCGGCACTTACGTGCCGTGGAACCGATCACGCAGCCCATCGAACGAGTACCGGAGCAGCCGAGCGGTCCGAAGGAGGAGTCCGAGGGCGCCGGGAGTTCCTCCGCCGCGGGACTGACCGACCGCGAACGCGAACTGCTCGCCTTCGAGCGCCAGTGGTGGAAAGCCGTGGACAGCAAGGAACGTGCCGTCCGGGAGCTGTTCGCGCTCGAACCCGGCGAGTACTACCGGCTGCTCGAAGAACTGCTCGACAAACCAGCGGCGATGCGGGCCGAACCGATGCTGGTCAAACGGTTGCGCCGGGAGCGCGCGGCCGGTCGGCTCGGCGTGGCCACCGCACGCCGGCGACCCGAACGGGAGTACTGA
- a CDS encoding LytR C-terminal domain-containing protein → MPSGEFPTGRSAARIGGFTLVGVGVLALFFGVATALTGGSTPSAGSDAPGNAPPPPSSTSTGAAGTSTTVPDTGTSAPSDPETSEPQDSPTSSPSDNPTRDDQRSPGSESRAPDDADSGGDGAGNAAEQVRISLRVYNNSKIDDLAHRAADDLRGAGFEVLEVGNYAGGRIPVTTVYYRPGTDERAEARTVARRLDARLEPRFRGIADASPGVIVIVTKNYDGLG, encoded by the coding sequence ATGCCCTCCGGAGAGTTCCCCACCGGGCGCTCCGCCGCCCGAATCGGCGGTTTCACGCTTGTCGGAGTCGGCGTGCTCGCCCTGTTCTTCGGCGTGGCCACCGCGCTCACCGGGGGCTCCACTCCCTCGGCCGGTTCGGACGCCCCGGGGAACGCGCCCCCACCCCCGTCCTCGACGAGCACGGGCGCGGCGGGCACGAGCACCACGGTCCCGGACACCGGCACTTCGGCGCCGAGCGATCCGGAGACCTCGGAACCGCAGGACTCGCCCACCTCCAGCCCCTCGGACAACCCCACTCGCGACGACCAGCGCTCCCCCGGCTCGGAGAGCCGGGCACCGGACGACGCCGACTCGGGTGGCGACGGCGCGGGGAACGCGGCCGAACAGGTGAGGATCTCGTTGCGGGTCTACAACAACAGCAAGATCGACGACCTCGCCCACCGCGCCGCGGACGATCTCAGGGGCGCGGGGTTCGAAGTGCTCGAAGTGGGCAACTACGCGGGCGGGCGGATCCCGGTGACCACCGTCTACTACCGGCCGGGCACCGACGAGCGCGCCGAGGCGCGCACCGTGGCGCGGCGGTTGGACGCCAGGCTCGAACCCAGGTTCCGCGGCATCGCCGACGCCAGCCCCGGAGTGATCGTCATAGTCACGAAGAACTACGACGGCCTCGGCTGA
- a CDS encoding AAA family ATPase, with product MSASVSVRAHLSTSATDHRRGVVRLHPEVLDALGIRGLDAVRLSGARDTVALAATTPVRESTGVVLLDDITLTNAGAREGDELVVTPDPVRPARSLTVSGSRLATVSVTPETLREALTGKALLSGDTVSLLPQDLSGTPSTATSRLRSTLSATIGVTWTNELVTVSDTDPPGAVAVHPATVVRWQREVAVPPASTALSTGPEPDSSAGSANYPTEPGTDAGAAEEPHRVPPVSDLAGGQRSATRLEEWLRLAFEHPELLERLGAPTRLGVLLSGPSGAGKATLVRSVAAAVGAHRVELDGPGTGALEPATAARRVRDALRRAEDETAGGEGCVLLLTDVDGLLPAASPPPLSTVVLDELRRAAEVAGLAIVATSSDPRHVDPRLSEPGLLDRELTVGLPDRAARTELLRVLLRDTPLHSGVDPGELAERTPGFVAADLAALTREAAVQAALRHRAEPDDGEPRVRREDFEQALSSVRPISMSTTDTLRTGEVGLDDVGDMVEVKQALHETVLWPLRYPDSFARLGIRPARGVLLYGPPGCGKTFLVRALAGTGRLNAVAVKGAELLDKWVGESERAVRDLFTRAADAAPTLVFLDEIDALAPVRGQSSDSGVTDRVVAALLTELDGVEPMRDVVVIGATNRPELVDPALLRPGRLERSVGVPPPDAAARAEILRSAGRNTPFAGDVDLAGLAESLEGYSAADCASLIREAALTALRETLHAAEVSAAHLESARERVRPSLSQEQLAAFESFQ from the coding sequence GTGAGCGCTTCTGTCTCGGTGCGAGCCCACTTGTCCACCTCCGCCACCGACCACCGACGCGGCGTGGTGCGGCTGCACCCGGAGGTGCTGGACGCGCTGGGAATACGCGGCCTCGACGCCGTCCGCCTCTCCGGTGCGCGGGACACGGTCGCACTCGCGGCCACCACCCCGGTGCGGGAATCCACCGGTGTGGTCCTCCTCGACGACATCACCCTCACCAACGCGGGGGCACGGGAGGGCGACGAGCTCGTGGTGACCCCGGATCCGGTGCGCCCCGCCCGCTCGCTGACCGTGTCCGGCTCGCGTCTCGCGACCGTATCGGTCACCCCGGAGACGCTCCGGGAGGCGCTGACCGGCAAGGCGCTGCTCAGCGGGGACACCGTCTCGCTGCTGCCGCAGGACCTGTCCGGAACCCCCTCCACGGCCACGAGCAGGCTGCGCAGCACCCTCTCGGCCACGATCGGGGTCACCTGGACCAACGAGCTGGTCACCGTCTCCGACACCGACCCGCCGGGTGCCGTGGCCGTGCACCCGGCGACGGTGGTGCGCTGGCAGCGGGAGGTCGCGGTCCCGCCCGCCTCCACCGCCCTGTCGACCGGCCCCGAGCCCGACTCCTCCGCGGGCTCCGCGAACTACCCGACCGAGCCCGGCACCGACGCTGGGGCGGCTGAGGAGCCGCACCGGGTACCACCGGTCTCGGACCTGGCGGGCGGACAGCGGAGCGCCACCCGGCTGGAGGAGTGGCTGCGGCTGGCCTTCGAGCACCCCGAGCTGCTGGAACGGCTCGGTGCTCCCACCAGGCTGGGGGTACTGCTCAGCGGTCCTTCCGGAGCGGGCAAGGCCACCCTGGTCCGCTCGGTCGCCGCGGCGGTCGGGGCGCACCGGGTGGAGCTCGACGGCCCCGGCACCGGGGCGCTGGAACCTGCCACCGCCGCGCGACGGGTCCGCGACGCGCTGCGGCGGGCCGAGGACGAGACCGCGGGCGGCGAGGGCTGCGTACTTCTGCTCACCGATGTGGACGGGCTGCTGCCCGCCGCCTCCCCACCACCGCTCTCCACGGTGGTGCTCGACGAGCTGCGCCGCGCCGCCGAGGTCGCCGGACTGGCGATCGTGGCCACGAGCTCCGATCCGCGACACGTAGACCCCAGGCTCAGCGAACCGGGACTGCTGGACCGGGAACTGACCGTGGGGCTGCCCGACAGGGCGGCGCGCACCGAGCTGCTGCGGGTGCTGCTGCGCGACACCCCGCTGCACTCCGGAGTGGACCCGGGCGAACTCGCCGAACGAACTCCGGGTTTCGTCGCCGCCGACCTGGCCGCGCTGACACGGGAGGCGGCCGTGCAGGCGGCACTGCGCCACCGCGCCGAACCGGACGACGGCGAGCCCCGGGTCCGGCGCGAGGACTTCGAACAGGCGCTGTCCTCGGTCCGGCCGATCTCGATGTCCACCACGGACACCCTGCGCACCGGCGAGGTCGGGCTGGACGACGTGGGCGACATGGTCGAGGTGAAGCAGGCGCTGCACGAGACCGTGCTCTGGCCGCTGCGCTATCCGGACTCGTTCGCCCGGCTGGGGATCCGACCGGCTCGCGGGGTGCTGCTGTACGGGCCACCGGGCTGCGGCAAGACCTTCCTGGTGCGCGCGCTCGCGGGCACGGGCAGGCTCAACGCGGTCGCGGTCAAGGGGGCCGAGCTGCTGGACAAGTGGGTCGGCGAGTCCGAACGCGCGGTACGCGACCTGTTCACCCGCGCGGCGGACGCCGCGCCGACCCTGGTCTTCCTGGACGAGATCGACGCGCTCGCCCCCGTGCGGGGGCAGTCCTCGGACTCCGGGGTGACCGACCGGGTGGTGGCCGCGCTGCTGACCGAGTTGGACGGGGTGGAGCCGATGCGCGACGTCGTGGTCATCGGCGCCACGAACCGGCCCGAACTGGTCGATCCGGCACTACTGCGGCCGGGCAGGCTGGAACGTTCCGTCGGAGTGCCGCCGCCGGACGCGGCGGCGCGGGCCGAGATCCTGCGCTCCGCCGGCCGGAACACACCGTTCGCGGGGGACGTCGACCTGGCGGGCCTCGCGGAGTCGCTGGAGGGCTACTCGGCGGCCGACTGCGCCTCGCTGATCAGGGAGGCAGCGCTGACCGCGCTGCGCGAGACGCTGCACGCGGCCGAGGTCTCGGCCGCGCACCTGGAGTCGGCCCGCGAACGGGTGCGCCCCTCGCTGAGCCAGGAGCAGCTCGCCGCCTTCGAGTCGTTTCAGTGA
- a CDS encoding cation transporter, whose amino-acid sequence MSDSPDASGTGGARSSTATRSLLVSVVGAAAFAVLALLWGLAINSPMIVFDGLYSFVSVLLSLVSVAAVRTIERGADERYPFGRHAWEPLTVILKAVSLATLCGYALVGAVGDILAGGKQPETVPAVLYALLATVGAWLMTRYLRSSQDGLVRAEAAQWWMDTLLSVGVLLGFLLALGLEAAGQPALAGYVDPGMVILFSALFLRMPVRLFTRSLREVLSISVDPALSGGIETAANGIAEQYRFEEVFTRVAKIGDQLDVEIDFVVGPDSTAREVTEFDRIRQQISDILDTMPHEKWMTVSFTAERRWAH is encoded by the coding sequence ATGTCGGATTCGCCGGATGCGTCGGGAACGGGTGGGGCCCGTTCGTCGACGGCCACCCGCAGCCTGCTGGTTTCGGTGGTGGGGGCCGCCGCCTTCGCGGTGCTGGCGCTGTTGTGGGGGTTGGCCATCAACTCCCCCATGATCGTGTTCGACGGGCTGTACTCCTTCGTGAGCGTGCTGCTGTCGCTGGTCTCGGTCGCGGCGGTGCGCACCATCGAACGCGGTGCCGACGAGCGGTACCCGTTCGGAAGGCACGCCTGGGAGCCGCTGACCGTGATCCTCAAGGCGGTCTCGCTGGCGACGCTGTGCGGCTACGCGCTGGTCGGCGCGGTCGGCGACATCCTCGCGGGAGGCAAACAACCGGAGACGGTACCGGCCGTGCTGTACGCGTTGCTGGCCACGGTCGGCGCCTGGCTGATGACCCGCTACCTGCGTTCCAGCCAGGACGGTCTGGTGCGAGCGGAGGCCGCGCAGTGGTGGATGGACACCCTGCTCAGCGTCGGTGTACTGCTGGGGTTCCTGCTGGCGCTGGGCCTGGAGGCGGCGGGGCAACCCGCCCTGGCCGGATACGTCGACCCGGGAATGGTGATCCTGTTCTCGGCGCTGTTCCTGCGGATGCCAGTGAGGCTGTTCACCCGCAGCCTGCGCGAGGTGCTCTCGATCTCGGTGGACCCGGCGCTCAGCGGCGGCATCGAGACGGCGGCGAACGGCATCGCCGAGCAGTACCGGTTCGAGGAGGTCTTCACCAGGGTCGCCAAGATCGGCGACCAGCTCGACGTGGAGATCGACTTCGTCGTGGGGCCGGACTCCACCGCGCGCGAGGTCACCGAGTTCGACCGGATCCGGCAACAGATCTCCGACATCCTGGACACGATGCCGCACGAGAAGTGGATGACGGTCTCGTTCACCGCCGAACGCCGCTGGGCGCACTGA
- the pssA gene encoding CDP-diacylglycerol--serine O-phosphatidyltransferase, whose protein sequence is MSEARASPPGVRFLPNAITVLAMCAGLSAVQFALNQQLKGAVAAVAVAALLDALDGRIARLLDATSRMGAELDSLSDAMSFGVAPALTLYAWQLAGNRVGWVVALIFAVCMILRLARFNTLLDDDDQPPFSKEFFVGVPAPAAGLLALLPIVLTAAVGGEGWWSSQPVVMVWMIAVAALAVSRVPTLSLKTVRVPAKLIAPLLVVVAVLAAGIITYPLLFLTVVLVGYLVHVPYAAYRHHWLANHPEVWEFPPRERRAMRRSQRRLGLRPPLRRRAAGAARRVRLPRRGGERNRENRRSYRSLGLRHRSK, encoded by the coding sequence ATGAGCGAGGCACGCGCGAGTCCTCCCGGCGTTCGTTTCCTCCCGAACGCGATCACCGTGCTGGCCATGTGCGCCGGGCTCTCGGCGGTGCAGTTCGCGCTCAACCAGCAGCTCAAGGGCGCCGTCGCGGCGGTGGCGGTGGCGGCGCTGCTGGACGCCCTGGACGGTCGGATCGCCCGCCTGCTCGACGCCACCAGCCGGATGGGGGCGGAGCTGGACTCGCTGTCCGACGCCATGTCCTTCGGAGTCGCGCCCGCCCTGACGCTCTACGCGTGGCAGTTGGCGGGCAACCGGGTGGGTTGGGTGGTCGCCCTGATATTCGCGGTGTGCATGATCCTGCGCCTGGCGCGGTTCAACACGCTGCTCGACGACGATGACCAGCCACCGTTCAGCAAGGAGTTCTTCGTAGGGGTGCCCGCACCGGCGGCCGGGCTGCTCGCGCTGCTGCCGATCGTGCTCACCGCGGCCGTGGGCGGGGAAGGCTGGTGGTCGAGCCAGCCGGTGGTCATGGTCTGGATGATCGCGGTGGCCGCGCTGGCCGTGAGCAGGGTTCCCACCCTCTCACTGAAGACGGTCAGGGTACCGGCGAAGCTGATCGCCCCGTTGCTGGTCGTGGTCGCGGTGCTGGCCGCGGGGATCATCACCTACCCGCTGCTGTTCCTGACCGTGGTGCTGGTGGGATACCTGGTGCACGTGCCTTACGCCGCCTACCGGCACCACTGGCTGGCCAACCATCCGGAGGTCTGGGAGTTCCCGCCACGCGAGCGACGGGCGATGCGGCGGAGCCAGCGCCGGCTCGGGCTACGTCCCCCACTGCGGCGCCGGGCGGCGGGGGCCGCACGACGGGTACGGCTCCCCCGACGCGGCGGTGAACGGAACAGGGAGAACCGCCGCAGCTACCGGTCGCTGGGGTTGCGCCACCGCTCCAAGTAA
- a CDS encoding phosphatidylserine decarboxylase: protein MNNADPAPRTGPLHKLARLARDTVPPMHPAGRPFVLACALATLLLRRVWRPAGAPAALLTAWCAWFFREPRRVTPDRADVAVAPADGTIAHVEKAAPPAELELPEDRMLRVSIFLTVFDVHVQRAPADGEVTKLAYRPGAFLSADLDKASEDNERNAMLLRTTGGSDLAVVQIAGLVARRIVCSVSEGSAVSAGSTYGLIRFGSRVDLYLPPNSRVLVEPGQRAVGGETVLAELTPEQSGVRT from the coding sequence ATGAACAACGCGGATCCCGCACCCAGGACCGGCCCGTTACACAAGCTGGCGCGACTGGCCCGCGACACCGTCCCGCCGATGCACCCGGCAGGCAGACCGTTCGTGCTGGCCTGCGCGCTCGCCACCCTGCTGCTCCGCCGGGTCTGGCGCCCCGCCGGAGCACCGGCCGCGCTGCTCACCGCCTGGTGCGCCTGGTTCTTCCGGGAGCCCCGCAGAGTCACGCCCGACAGGGCCGACGTCGCGGTGGCCCCGGCCGACGGCACGATCGCGCACGTCGAGAAGGCGGCCCCGCCCGCGGAGCTGGAGCTGCCGGAGGACCGGATGCTGCGCGTGAGCATCTTCCTGACCGTCTTCGACGTGCACGTCCAGCGCGCGCCCGCCGACGGCGAGGTCACCAAGCTCGCCTACCGCCCCGGCGCGTTCCTGTCCGCCGACCTGGACAAGGCCAGCGAGGACAACGAACGCAACGCGATGCTGCTGCGCACCACCGGCGGATCCGATCTCGCGGTGGTGCAGATAGCCGGGCTGGTCGCCCGCCGGATCGTGTGCTCGGTGAGCGAGGGCAGCGCGGTCAGCGCGGGCAGCACCTACGGCCTCATCCGGTTCGGCTCCCGCGTGGACCTGTACCTGCCGCCGAACAGCCGCGTGCTCGTCGAACCGGGCCAGCGGGCCGTCGGTGGGGAGACCGTGCTCGCCGAACTCACTCCGGAGCAGAGCGGTGTTCGAACATGA